One genomic segment of Streptosporangium album includes these proteins:
- a CDS encoding Tn3 family transposase yields MPDQKPWKTKTDADHGVLNSLARGRLDMAKVRQHWPDITRLVASIYTSEVSPYDVVRMLQRDGHPVLWNTTYIDDALTQLHAQGHPVRNEDVARLSPFICKHINVHGRYSFYRHDQAGGRLGRLGVLARLRPRGRPC; encoded by the coding sequence CTGCCGGACCAGAAACCGTGGAAGACCAAGACGGATGCCGACCACGGGGTGCTGAACTCCCTGGCCCGCGGGCGCCTCGACATGGCCAAGGTCCGGCAGCACTGGCCGGATATCACCCGCCTGGTCGCCTCGATCTACACCAGCGAGGTCAGCCCCTACGACGTGGTGCGTATGCTGCAACGCGACGGCCACCCCGTTCTGTGGAATACCACCTATATCGACGACGCCCTCACCCAGCTACATGCCCAGGGCCACCCGGTGCGCAACGAGGACGTCGCCAGGCTCAGCCCGTTCATCTGCAAGCACATCAATGTCCACGGCCGGTACTCGTTTTACAGGCACGACCAGGCCGGCGGCCGCCTCGGCCGCCTCGGCGTCCTTGCGCGGCTGCGGCCGCGAGGCCGTCCATGTTGA
- a CDS encoding NmrA family NAD(P)-binding protein yields MENFAPPKAALMFPNLAGDEIVTAIEAQTKVQMIRADDIAAFVAAAPEQPERFAGHSIELAAEALTMQVG; encoded by the coding sequence ATGGAGAACTTCGCCCCGCCCAAAGCGGCCTTGATGTTTCCCAACCTGGCCGGCGACGAGATCGTCACTGCCATCGAGGCCCAGACCAAAGTGCAGATGATCCGCGCCGATGACATCGCGGCCTTCGTGGCCGCGGCGCCGGAACAACCCGAACGCTTTGCCGGGCACAGCATCGAACTGGCGGCCGAAGCGCTGACCATGCAAGTTGGGTGA
- a CDS encoding epoxide hydrolase N-terminal domain-containing protein, producing MPTETDLTPYRIEIPPPALADLSDRLRRARFDDVGRSHVQGLVDYWRDGYDWRAR from the coding sequence ATGCCGACTGAAACAGACCTCACCCCCTATCGAATCGAGATCCCGCCACCCGCCCTCGCCGACCTGTCCGACCGTCTGCGCCGTGCCCGATTCGATGACGTCGGCCGGAGTCACGTCCAAGGCCTGGTTGACTACTGGCGTGACGGCTACGACTGGCGTGCCCGCTGA
- a CDS encoding MarR family winged helix-turn-helix transcriptional regulator has protein sequence MSHPTQDQPQPGELMARAAVTVFRLNGQFLHVAEGLARPAGLTAAWWQVLGAVLHEPLPVAGIAKVMGITRQSVQRIADLLVDKGLAEYRPNPAHSRAKLLVPTPDGLAAVERIVPDQRAFADRLADRLGPDELQNALQALEKLSQALEALDAD, from the coding sequence ATGAGCCACCCCACGCAGGATCAGCCACAGCCGGGCGAGCTCATGGCCAGAGCGGCGGTGACCGTTTTCCGTCTCAACGGCCAGTTCTTGCACGTAGCGGAGGGGCTGGCCAGGCCGGCGGGCCTGACCGCCGCCTGGTGGCAGGTGCTCGGCGCGGTGCTGCATGAACCCCTCCCCGTGGCCGGCATCGCCAAGGTCATGGGCATCACCCGCCAGAGCGTCCAGCGGATCGCCGACCTGCTGGTCGACAAGGGACTGGCCGAGTATCGGCCCAACCCGGCCCACAGCCGAGCCAAGTTGCTGGTACCGACCCCCGACGGGCTGGCCGCTGTGGAACGTATCGTGCCGGACCAGCGCGCATTCGCCGACCGGCTGGCCGACCGGCTCGGTCCGGACGAACTCCAGAACGCGCTGCAGGCGCTGGAGAAGCTGTCGCAAGCGCTGGAGGCCCTCGATGCCGACTGA
- a CDS encoding type 1 glutamine amidotransferase family protein → MNPEIVHVAVYDTLADWEVGHAIAHIRSELGQRRPGRYDVRTVGESLEPVITVGGMRILPDLLLDEVTPEGSAMLILPGAHIWAEGNQAFGRKAREFLDAGVPVAAICGATAGLAREGLLDDRDHTSSAPEFLAATGYAGAGRYRNAPAVTDGDLITASPTSPVEFAREVLARLGVYEPEVLDAWYRLFGQQDASAFAVLAASTR, encoded by the coding sequence ATGAATCCTGAGATCGTACATGTCGCCGTCTATGACACCCTGGCCGACTGGGAGGTGGGCCATGCCATCGCGCACATCCGCAGCGAGCTCGGCCAGCGCAGGCCTGGCCGGTATGACGTGCGGACGGTGGGGGAGAGTCTCGAGCCGGTGATCACGGTCGGCGGGATGCGGATCCTGCCCGACCTGCTCCTGGATGAGGTCACGCCCGAGGGCAGCGCCATGTTGATCCTTCCCGGCGCCCACATCTGGGCCGAAGGCAACCAGGCCTTCGGGCGCAAGGCCCGTGAATTCCTTGACGCGGGCGTGCCGGTCGCGGCGATCTGCGGCGCCACGGCCGGCCTCGCACGCGAAGGCCTGCTCGACGACCGTGACCACACCAGCAGCGCGCCCGAGTTCCTCGCCGCGACCGGGTACGCCGGTGCGGGCCGCTACCGGAACGCTCCAGCGGTCACCGACGGTGATCTGATCACGGCGAGCCCGACCTCGCCGGTGGAGTTCGCCCGTGAAGTGCTGGCCAGGCTCGGGGTGTACGAGCCGGAGGTGCTCGACGCCTGGTACCGGCTGTTCGGGCAGCAGGACGCGAGCGCGTTCGCGGTGCTGGCGGCGAGTACGCGATGA
- a CDS encoding MarR family winged helix-turn-helix transcriptional regulator, with translation MTMVDQSEAERVGLRYLSSAYRVRRVVDEHMMASGLSLARAKVLQVLDQKGSLRQTSLAAELGMAARSVTQAVESLERDGLIERSSDPMDRRAKVVVLTMKGSAALATGMAAGEQILQRIFGALGQKQLDTLDTLLAAIDDAAAAT, from the coding sequence ATGACCATGGTCGATCAATCTGAGGCCGAGCGAGTGGGGCTGCGGTACTTGTCGTCGGCTTACCGGGTGCGCAGAGTGGTCGACGAGCACATGATGGCGAGCGGGCTCTCCCTCGCACGCGCAAAGGTGCTGCAGGTGCTCGACCAGAAGGGCTCGCTTCGGCAGACGTCCCTGGCCGCGGAACTGGGCATGGCCGCACGTTCGGTCACCCAGGCGGTCGAGTCGCTGGAACGAGATGGGCTGATCGAACGGAGCTCAGATCCAATGGACCGGCGCGCCAAAGTCGTTGTTCTCACCATGAAGGGTTCTGCGGCACTCGCCACAGGTATGGCCGCTGGGGAACAGATACTCCAGCGGATATTCGGTGCGCTCGGGCAGAAACAGTTGGACACCTTGGATACGTTGCTCGCCGCCATCGACGACGCCGCTGCGGCAACGTAA
- a CDS encoding SDR family NAD(P)-dependent oxidoreductase yields the protein MDDRPVIVLTGATNGLGKIAALELAHRGAHLGIVARDPVKAETLLREIDQVAPGTSAELFLADLTSLKDVRRAGQEIATRFERIDVLINNAGLHAFSQRITPEGFAEMTAVNYLAPWVLTNTLRDKLVASAPARVVTVASEASRHSGGIDPARDLTLVDDYNRRESSKLYGRSKLMDIMFTQELGRRLAGTGVTANCCDPGFNTSGLGRELPFSGILEKILTRLKIGAPQRGAGIIVRLATDPAFAATTSGYFSVKDAKPLTCPEPGCSEAIQRELWETTANLLSDILHTAK from the coding sequence ATGGACGACCGACCCGTCATCGTCTTGACCGGAGCCACCAACGGCCTCGGCAAAATCGCCGCCCTGGAGCTTGCCCACCGCGGCGCCCACCTCGGCATCGTCGCCCGCGACCCGGTAAAAGCCGAAACCCTGCTCAGGGAAATCGATCAGGTGGCTCCAGGCACTTCCGCCGAACTGTTCCTCGCCGACCTGACGTCCTTGAAGGATGTTCGCCGCGCTGGACAAGAGATCGCCACTCGCTTCGAACGGATCGACGTGCTGATCAACAACGCCGGGCTGCACGCGTTCTCCCAGCGGATCACGCCCGAAGGCTTCGCCGAAATGACCGCGGTGAACTACCTCGCCCCCTGGGTGCTCACCAACACTCTCCGCGACAAGCTCGTGGCTTCAGCACCCGCCAGGGTCGTCACCGTCGCATCCGAGGCCTCTCGACATTCCGGTGGCATCGACCCGGCGAGGGATCTCACCCTCGTCGACGACTACAACCGGCGGGAATCCTCGAAGCTCTATGGCCGGTCGAAGCTGATGGACATCATGTTCACCCAAGAACTTGGCAGGCGGCTGGCAGGCACGGGGGTTACCGCCAACTGCTGCGACCCCGGCTTCAACACCAGCGGACTCGGACGCGAACTGCCTTTCTCCGGGATCCTGGAAAAAATCCTGACACGGTTGAAGATCGGCGCCCCTCAACGCGGTGCCGGAATCATCGTACGGCTCGCGACCGACCCCGCATTCGCCGCCACCACCAGCGGCTACTTCTCCGTCAAGGACGCCAAACCCCTCACCTGCCCGGAACCAGGATGTTCCGAGGCGATTCAGCGTGAACTGTGGGAGACCACCGCGAACCTTCTCAGCGACATCCTTCACACCGCCAAATGA
- a CDS encoding winged helix DNA-binding domain-containing protein, which translates to MRITAQRLNRATLARQLLLRRQRLGVIDAARRVVALQAQQPASPYVALWNRLTAFDPVDLDVAFANQTLVKATLMRITLHVVHTDDHPAMHAAMQPTLRAARLGDPRFTASGLCAADADALLPDLLEFAGRPRTAAEVEAWLDARLGVPPKGVWWALRSFAPLLHTPTAGPWSFGSRPSYVAAGTPPTSGGKDTSDEYLQTLAQRYLEGFGPASVADVAQFALVQRSRARNALGALSGVLEQLEGPDGTELFDVPGAPRPAEDTPAPPRLMAMWDSILLAYADRSRVIPPEYRKLVARSNGDVLPTLLVDGYVAGVWRPVEGGIEATAFHRLPAEAWEGLAAEARSLVALLADRDPQPYRRYDRWWTTLPSAEVRVLPG; encoded by the coding sequence ATGAGGATCACCGCACAGCGGCTCAATCGCGCCACGCTCGCCCGGCAGCTGCTTCTGCGGCGGCAGCGACTCGGCGTCATCGACGCAGCCAGGCGCGTGGTCGCTTTGCAGGCGCAGCAGCCCGCCTCGCCGTACGTCGCGTTGTGGAACCGTCTCACCGCCTTCGACCCGGTCGACCTCGACGTTGCCTTTGCCAACCAGACGCTGGTCAAGGCGACGCTGATGCGGATCACGTTGCACGTGGTGCACACAGATGACCATCCAGCCATGCATGCTGCCATGCAGCCGACGTTGCGAGCCGCCAGGCTCGGCGACCCTCGCTTCACGGCGAGCGGGCTCTGCGCCGCCGACGCCGACGCCCTACTTCCGGACCTGCTGGAATTCGCGGGCCGGCCCCGTACCGCAGCCGAGGTCGAGGCATGGCTCGACGCGCGGCTTGGAGTCCCCCCGAAGGGCGTGTGGTGGGCGTTGCGGTCGTTCGCACCGCTGCTGCACACCCCCACAGCCGGGCCGTGGTCGTTCGGTTCGCGGCCGTCGTACGTCGCAGCGGGGACGCCGCCGACGTCTGGGGGAAAAGACACCTCTGACGAGTACCTGCAGACATTGGCCCAGCGCTACCTGGAGGGATTCGGCCCCGCCTCGGTGGCAGACGTGGCGCAGTTCGCCCTGGTCCAGCGTTCCAGGGCTCGAAACGCCCTGGGTGCTCTCTCCGGCGTACTGGAGCAGCTGGAAGGGCCCGATGGCACGGAGCTGTTCGACGTCCCCGGCGCCCCGCGCCCCGCCGAGGACACGCCGGCCCCGCCCAGACTGATGGCCATGTGGGACAGCATCCTGTTGGCCTACGCCGACCGGAGCCGCGTCATTCCGCCGGAGTACCGCAAGCTCGTGGCCCGGTCGAACGGCGACGTGCTGCCGACACTCCTGGTCGATGGGTACGTCGCCGGCGTGTGGCGCCCGGTCGAGGGAGGAATCGAAGCGACCGCCTTCCACCGCCTACCGGCCGAGGCCTGGGAGGGACTCGCCGCGGAGGCCCGGTCGCTGGTGGCACTCCTCGCTGACCGCGACCCCCAGCCCTACCGCCGCTACGACCGCTGGTGGACCACGCTGCCCAGCGCCGAGGTTCGGGTGCTCCCCGGGTAA
- a CDS encoding transposase family protein produces MRTTKTLAEDAPSAVYQCRLPLSTKTLTLVAGLLRGHLKAIGSRRRKPPSGKIALIVLAVLRHDRRLADMAGGNNVSASTIRRWVLEVIDLLAARAPRLDRILKQIAKAGGQVVLLDGTLVRTRRRTGQANRKNYSGKHKVHGLSFLALTDEQGNLIWISSAKPGRSSEITTARHNKITAWLRRFDLGDLKNWRVLTRLRLNARHATALLRALLVLTRLEVAR; encoded by the coding sequence GTGAGAACAACCAAAACACTCGCCGAGGACGCGCCGTCTGCTGTCTACCAGTGCCGTCTGCCGCTGTCGACCAAGACCCTCACTCTGGTGGCCGGCTTGCTACGCGGCCACCTGAAGGCGATCGGATCCCGCCGGCGGAAACCGCCGTCCGGGAAGATCGCGCTCATCGTGCTCGCCGTCCTGCGCCACGACCGGCGCCTGGCTGACATGGCCGGCGGCAACAACGTGTCGGCCTCCACCATCCGCCGCTGGGTGCTGGAGGTCATCGACCTGCTCGCCGCGCGCGCCCCACGCCTGGACCGCATCCTGAAACAGATCGCCAAGGCCGGCGGGCAGGTCGTGCTGCTGGACGGCACGCTGGTGCGTACCCGCCGCCGCACCGGGCAGGCCAACCGCAAAAACTACTCCGGCAAACACAAGGTCCACGGCTTGTCGTTCCTCGCGCTCACCGATGAGCAAGGCAACCTGATCTGGATCTCCTCCGCCAAGCCGGGCCGTTCCAGCGAGATCACCACCGCCCGCCACAACAAGATCACCGCCTGGCTGCGCCGCTTCGACCTGGGCGACCTGAAGAACTGGCGGGTACTGACCCGGCTGCGCCTGAACGCCCGGCATGCCACCGCGCTGCTACGCGCCCTGCTGGTGCTCACCCGCCTCGAAGTCGCCCGCTGA
- a CDS encoding recombinase family protein, producing MNGTRVGYARCSTDEQDVIIQTGQLLALGVPADRIYIDRGFSGTPSRPPNG from the coding sequence GTGAACGGGACGCGTGTCGGGTACGCCCGCTGCTCCACCGACGAACAAGACGTGATCATCCAGACCGGGCAATTGCTCGCGCTCGGCGTCCCCGCCGACCGGATCTACATCGACCGCGGGTTCTCCGGCACACCGTCGCGCCCGCCGAACGGATGA
- a CDS encoding IS630 family transposase — translation MELYTAPPEGSTVICADELGPVIPRTFPPSPAWSPDGHRIKAELDYSRGPEKTWVYGGLRVADGAAVTMTAASRNSDHYQRFLQQVEEANPHGQIVVITDNLSSHNSVSTRTWLIDHPRIRQVFIPVGACWLNLQEGWWRLFRKTALAGTSFADPDEIDHATRVATAQLNARARPWIWGRLQPTPRSYRRHFVYTL, via the coding sequence GTGGAGCTCTACACCGCCCCGCCGGAGGGCTCCACGGTGATCTGCGCCGACGAACTCGGACCGGTGATCCCGCGCACCTTCCCACCCTCGCCCGCCTGGTCGCCCGACGGCCATCGGATCAAAGCCGAGCTGGACTACTCGCGCGGCCCGGAGAAGACCTGGGTCTATGGCGGGCTCCGCGTCGCCGACGGCGCCGCGGTCACCATGACCGCCGCCTCCCGCAACAGCGACCACTACCAACGGTTTCTCCAGCAGGTGGAAGAGGCCAACCCGCACGGCCAGATCGTCGTCATCACCGACAACCTCTCCAGTCACAACAGCGTCTCCACCCGCACGTGGCTGATCGACCACCCCCGCATCCGGCAGGTGTTCATCCCGGTCGGCGCGTGCTGGCTCAACCTGCAAGAGGGCTGGTGGCGCCTGTTCCGCAAGACCGCTCTGGCCGGGACCTCCTTCGCCGATCCCGATGAGATCGACCACGCCACCCGCGTTGCCACCGCCCAGCTCAACGCCCGCGCCCGCCCCTGGATCTGGGGACGCCTCCAGCCCACACCTCGCTCATACCGCCGCCACTTCGTGTACACCCTTTGA
- a CDS encoding helix-turn-helix domain-containing protein, producing the protein MPKFLRARPLQDEAEAKKVHQLARARHAPADWIERARIITLSWDGLGVPAIAAEIGCHEKKVRRWLHRFNADGLDGLGDRPGVGRKRRITEEQRSAIIALARSAPPGRLVRDAAGELSAADEDKPAEWTLDTLTQAAQEAGIEVHRSQVRRILLAEGVRWRHTRSWVTSRDPEFAPKGRPSWSSTPPRRRAPR; encoded by the coding sequence GTGCCGAAGTTTCTGCGGGCCCGTCCGCTGCAAGACGAGGCGGAGGCCAAGAAGGTTCATCAGCTCGCTCGGGCCCGGCATGCCCCGGCCGATTGGATCGAGCGAGCCCGGATCATCACGCTGAGCTGGGACGGACTGGGAGTCCCGGCGATCGCAGCCGAGATCGGCTGCCATGAAAAGAAGGTGCGCCGCTGGCTGCACCGGTTCAACGCCGACGGCCTCGATGGACTGGGTGACCGTCCCGGAGTGGGGCGCAAGCGGCGGATCACCGAAGAGCAGCGCTCGGCCATCATCGCGCTGGCCCGGTCGGCGCCGCCCGGGCGCCTGGTCCGCGATGCGGCCGGGGAGCTGTCAGCCGCCGATGAGGACAAGCCGGCGGAGTGGACCTTGGACACCCTCACCCAGGCGGCCCAGGAGGCCGGGATCGAGGTGCATCGCAGCCAGGTACGGCGCATCCTGCTGGCCGAGGGGGTGCGCTGGCGCCATACCCGCAGCTGGGTGACCAGCCGGGATCCGGAATTCGCCCCAAAAGGACGGCCATCGTGGAGCTCTACACCGCCCCGCCGGAGGGCTCCACGGTGA
- a CDS encoding EF-hand domain-containing protein: MQKAAIDRVKLIFALLDADGTGYLEAEDFELMATRVVAASPDSDGAAKAAMLAAFRRYWTTLAAELDDNRDGRISFEEYAACVLSPERFDGAVTDFAEALAALGDPNGDGLIERRVFVALMTAIGFERANIDALFDAFEPSDADQIMVSVWAAGIKDYYSPEKAGIPGDHLVGGPI; this comes from the coding sequence ATGCAGAAAGCGGCCATCGATCGAGTAAAGCTCATCTTCGCCCTGCTCGACGCCGACGGCACCGGCTATCTCGAAGCCGAGGACTTCGAACTCATGGCGACCCGTGTCGTCGCAGCGTCCCCTGATTCCGACGGCGCGGCCAAAGCTGCCATGCTGGCCGCTTTCCGGCGCTACTGGACGACTCTGGCCGCCGAACTGGACGACAACCGCGACGGCCGTATCAGTTTCGAGGAGTACGCCGCGTGCGTACTCTCCCCGGAGCGTTTCGACGGGGCGGTCACCGACTTCGCCGAGGCGCTGGCCGCACTGGGCGACCCGAACGGCGACGGGCTCATCGAGCGGCGCGTCTTCGTGGCGCTCATGACGGCCATCGGCTTCGAGCGCGCGAACATCGACGCGCTCTTCGACGCGTTCGAGCCATCGGACGCCGACCAGATCATGGTCTCGGTCTGGGCCGCCGGCATCAAGGACTACTACAGCCCGGAGAAGGCGGGAATTCCGGGCGATCACCTGGTCGGAGGGCCGATCTGA
- a CDS encoding isocitrate/isopropylmalate family dehydrogenase has protein sequence MEPVVGLAVGRGTGPELAAVFERVLARIADAYSVGIGVTRSERVYHSYSSLKADAGIERVRELTREDADHYAEFCRTRAALGVPAIFRTAINAQSLYLVRQRLQAVKVDVIATPDVSLLLVRDEAQGFYTGENTHAPGALIRTMAFSREITEKVIAFAVRRARREWPDGGVDQIVMAYKFHLLDGALDEWVAESAARHGVEICLSQPDTVNRNLIERGPRPRTVIIAGNEWADIMHVVLLDRFGSERQENRCTENVYLHPDAAGLVEYQTVHGSADDLAGTDAVNPVATVRAAAVIAERHAGCAGAVRMVERGLESLGRRGIGTPDLGGRHSTTAVVHALLDVLEPDGRPAMMADS, from the coding sequence GTGGAACCAGTCGTTGGACTTGCCGTCGGCCGGGGAACGGGCCCCGAACTCGCGGCCGTCTTCGAGCGGGTGCTGGCCAGGATCGCCGACGCGTATTCGGTCGGAATCGGCGTCACGCGGTCGGAAAGGGTTTACCACTCGTATTCGTCGCTGAAGGCCGACGCCGGGATCGAGCGGGTCCGCGAACTCACGCGGGAGGACGCCGACCACTACGCGGAGTTCTGCCGCACGCGGGCCGCTCTCGGCGTCCCGGCCATCTTCCGCACGGCGATCAACGCCCAGTCGCTCTACTTGGTCCGCCAGCGCCTACAGGCGGTGAAGGTCGACGTTATCGCCACCCCGGACGTGTCACTGCTGCTGGTTCGCGACGAGGCCCAGGGCTTCTACACCGGGGAGAACACCCACGCCCCGGGCGCACTCATCCGCACCATGGCGTTCAGCCGGGAGATCACCGAGAAAGTCATCGCCTTCGCCGTGCGGCGTGCGCGGCGGGAGTGGCCGGACGGCGGAGTCGACCAGATCGTCATGGCTTACAAGTTCCACCTGCTCGACGGGGCCCTCGACGAGTGGGTGGCCGAGAGCGCCGCGCGGCACGGCGTCGAGATCTGCCTGTCCCAGCCAGACACGGTGAACCGCAATCTGATCGAGCGCGGCCCGCGCCCCCGCACGGTGATCATCGCGGGCAACGAATGGGCCGACATCATGCACGTGGTCCTGCTGGACCGCTTCGGCTCCGAACGCCAGGAGAACCGCTGCACCGAGAACGTCTACCTGCACCCCGACGCGGCCGGACTGGTTGAGTACCAGACCGTGCACGGCTCCGCCGACGACCTGGCGGGAACGGACGCGGTCAACCCGGTGGCGACCGTGCGCGCCGCGGCGGTGATCGCCGAGCGGCACGCGGGCTGCGCCGGGGCGGTGCGGATGGTGGAGCGCGGCCTCGAATCACTCGGCCGCCGGGGCATCGGCACCCCGGACCTCGGCGGACGGCACTCGACCACCGCCGTGGTGCACGCGCTGCTCGACGTGCTGGAGCCCGATGGGCGGCCAGCCATGATGGCGGACTCGTGA
- a CDS encoding cysteine hydrolase family protein — MTPVETTALVVIDLQNDFCVGPTALARYSGDPATLDAVTTNTVLAVDRARARGTEVVFVRFIGDAEHQGPSWRRRDRARGKRPKCREGSWGAEFHKVSPLPGERVFTKRACFDAFLSAGFEQHLVHCGVGRLVFAGLYTDVCVDSTARTAFQKGFHVTVLTDCTTSLHLPDADILRFMAVLYGAHITTHDHPDSWAPPLGEEDACQMPSTPVSKAASA, encoded by the coding sequence GTGACCCCCGTGGAGACCACCGCACTGGTCGTCATAGACCTGCAGAACGACTTCTGCGTCGGGCCGACCGCCCTGGCCCGGTACTCCGGCGACCCCGCGACACTGGACGCCGTCACGACGAACACCGTGCTGGCCGTCGACCGGGCGCGGGCCCGCGGCACGGAGGTGGTCTTCGTCCGGTTCATCGGCGACGCGGAGCACCAGGGTCCGAGCTGGCGGCGCCGGGATCGCGCACGGGGCAAGCGGCCCAAGTGCCGGGAAGGCTCGTGGGGCGCGGAGTTCCACAAGGTGTCCCCCCTGCCGGGGGAGCGCGTCTTCACCAAGCGGGCGTGCTTCGACGCCTTCCTCAGCGCTGGGTTCGAGCAGCACCTCGTCCACTGCGGCGTCGGGCGGCTCGTGTTCGCGGGCCTGTACACCGATGTCTGTGTGGACTCCACCGCCCGGACCGCGTTCCAGAAAGGCTTCCACGTCACAGTGCTGACCGACTGCACCACCAGCCTGCACCTGCCGGACGCGGACATCCTGCGCTTCATGGCCGTCCTCTACGGCGCCCACATCACCACCCACGACCACCCGGACTCGTGGGCGCCCCCTCTCGGAGAGGAGGACGCGTGCCAGATGCCCAGCACACCGGTGTCGAAGGCGGCGTCGGCCTGA
- a CDS encoding class I SAM-dependent methyltransferase yields the protein MPDAQHTGVEGGVGLTALMVATARAIETHRSDALASDAYAEHFVRAAGASAAWPVRPAEVPDGDANPLWGRLGRYFGLRTRVLDDFLIRSAQEGARQVVLLGAGLDTRAFRLDWPPGQVIYEIDRDGVLEFKRYVLDGLAAIPMATRRPIAVDLRGDWAQSLVSTGFDLTVPTAWLAEGLLLYLPPAAERRLIDTVNRLSADGSTLAFEVKLGTESPEVRDSPVYVATRQQIGVDLLALFDGEPRPDSVGDLRGRGWSTAIHTPFDFARRHGRGPRPEPNDALASNRWVFANKGSR from the coding sequence GTGCCAGATGCCCAGCACACCGGTGTCGAAGGCGGCGTCGGCCTGACCGCCCTCATGGTCGCCACCGCCCGGGCGATCGAGACCCACCGATCCGATGCCCTGGCCAGCGACGCCTACGCCGAGCATTTCGTGCGCGCCGCCGGGGCGTCCGCGGCTTGGCCGGTCCGCCCGGCGGAGGTGCCGGACGGGGACGCGAACCCCTTGTGGGGCAGGCTGGGGCGCTACTTCGGCCTGCGCACCCGAGTCCTCGACGACTTCCTCATCCGCTCGGCCCAGGAGGGCGCCCGGCAGGTCGTTCTGCTCGGCGCGGGCCTTGACACGCGGGCCTTCCGGCTCGACTGGCCGCCGGGCCAGGTCATCTACGAGATCGACCGCGACGGCGTCCTGGAGTTCAAACGCTACGTGCTCGACGGCCTCGCCGCCATCCCGATGGCCACGCGCCGCCCGATCGCGGTCGATCTGCGCGGCGACTGGGCCCAATCGCTGGTGAGCACGGGCTTCGACCTGACTGTGCCGACCGCGTGGCTGGCCGAGGGCCTGCTGCTCTATCTTCCGCCGGCCGCTGAGCGCCGTCTCATCGATACCGTGAACCGCCTGAGCGCCGACGGAAGCACCCTGGCCTTCGAGGTCAAGCTCGGGACGGAGTCTCCTGAGGTCCGCGACAGCCCCGTCTACGTCGCGACCAGACAGCAGATCGGCGTCGACCTGCTCGCCCTGTTCGACGGGGAGCCGCGCCCCGACTCCGTCGGCGACTTGAGGGGGCGGGGCTGGTCCACCGCGATCCACACGCCCTTCGATTTCGCCCGCCGCCACGGTCGCGGTCCACGCCCTGAGCCGAACGACGCTCTAGCAAGCAACCGCTGGGTGTTCGCGAATAAGGGGTCCCGGTAG